Proteins encoded by one window of Branchiostoma floridae strain S238N-H82 chromosome 6, Bfl_VNyyK, whole genome shotgun sequence:
- the LOC118417708 gene encoding glycogen-binding subunit 76A-like, with product MSADNCGIDEDQCTPKPCKAGQNPAETNHERNDINSFDDIDPKKAEETARKLFGHSTKYLLPEHAERGKTHQRSKSLKEVGEKPPPSPTRRKSVRFADALGLELTDVKVITNAERELPPEIPAQVLQSLRRSHEELTEATKQFIEKHRYLTPLFNQPGSAREFLGKVFTQAVCLESAVVSDMTILGTIRVRNLHFEKKVGVRWTYNDWKLCFDAPTEYVHGSSDGTTDKFSFTITAPNNMEVGGKVELCVRFEIPGNTFWDNNQGHNYVFECFSQGYSTLSTSPDDSLWRFT from the coding sequence ATGTCAGCTGATAACTGCGGGATTGACGAGGACCAATGTACACCAAAGCCATGTAAGGCCGGCCAGAACCCGGCGGAGACTAACCACGAGCGAAACGATATTAACTCATTTGACGACATAGATCCAAAGAAGGCCGAGGAAACGGCCAGGAAATTATTCGGTCACAGCACTAAATATCTTCTGCCCGAGCATGCCGAGCGAGGGAAGACACATCAGCGGTCGAAATCATTGAAGGAAGTCGGGGAAAAGCCACCGCCCTCCCCCACTAGGCGAAAATCAGTACGCTTCGCGGACGCCCTTGGATTGGAACTCACGGACGTCAAGGTCATTACTAATGCGGAGCGAGAGCTGCCGCCGGAAATACCGGCGCAAGTGCTGCAGTCTCTCCGCCGGAGTCACGAAGAGCTGACGGAGGCTACGAAACAATTTATCGAGAAGCACAGATACCTGACACCCCTGTTTAATCAGCCTGGGTCCGCTCGGGAGTTTTTAGGAAAGGTGTTCACACAGGCAGTGTGTTTGGAAAGCGCCGTGGTGTCCGATATGACCATCTTAGGTACGATACGCGTGAGAAATCTGCATTTCGAGAAGAAGGTGGGTGTACGATGGACGTACAACGACTGGAAACTGTGCTTTGACGCGCCCACAGAATACGTACATGGGTCTTCTGACGGCACTACCGACAAGTTTTCCTTCACAATCACCGCACCAAACAACATGGAAGTCGGCGGGAAAGTGGAACTGTGTGTGCGCTTCGAAATCCCCGGAAACACATTCTGGGACAACAACCAAGGTCACAACTACGTGTTCGAGTGTTTCAGTCAGGGATATAGTACCTTGTCGACGTCACCCGACGATTCTTTGTGGCGTTTTACCTGA
- the LOC118417893 gene encoding glycogen-binding subunit 76A-like: MQPFGADIPHSTSKQQRQGEPMMIEGINPALCLPRNFSYLSIGEPKQDSRRLGRHSLADPGSMRSLMISIPEKGWKTKNPGLRLDSVQRSLSQGNTPLGSPELLSSHSRERQKKSVHFADSLGLDLVDVKLILDYDKPPVIPKKVLSALNTSRPRTPSYDDAFPGHRFLGSCFRPLGNDPDFLGRVWEQALCLETAVVAGMTVLCSVRVRNLDYHKKVYARFSFDGWKTCEEIEASYVYGSCDGTTDKFSFTITSPPGDFPVGSKIEFAIRYEIPGNSFWDNNQGKNYVFECNCKEPVEEPLLQDRYRSYLV, encoded by the coding sequence ATGCAACCGTTTGGAGCTGATATTCCGCACTCAACATCAAAACAGCAACGCCAGGGGGAACCTATGATGATCGAGGGAATAAACCCGGCGTTGTGTTTACCGCGGAACTTCAGCTACCTGTCCATCGGGGAACCGAAGCAGGACTCCCGTCGCTTGGGCAGGCATAGCCTTGCTGACCCAGGCTCCATGAGATCCCTCATGATCAGCATACCCGAAAAAGGCTGGAAGACCAAGAACCCGGGCCTGAGACTTGACTCCGTGCAACGATCGCTGTCACAAGGGAACACTCCCTTGGGGAGTCCCGAGTTACTATCGTCGCACTCTCGGGAAAGACAGAAGAAGAGCGTACACTTTGCTGATTCGCTTGGCCTGGACCTAGTGGACGTCAAGCTGATCCTGGACTATGACAAACCGCCTGTGATTCCCAAGAAGGTGCTTTCAGCACTGAACACTTCGAGACCGCGGACGCCGTCGTACGACGACGCTTTCCCTGGCCACCGGTTCTTGGGGTCTTGCTTCCGCCCTCTTGGAAACGACCCGGACTTTCTTGGACGAGTCTGGGAGCAAGCCCTGTGTTTGGAAACCGCCGTTGTCGCAGGTATGACCGTGTTGTGTTCAGTACGAGTACGGAACTTAGACTATCACAAAAAGGTTTACGCCCGCTTCAGTTTCGACGGTTGGAAGACGTGTGAGGAGATAGAAGCATCTTACGTGTACGGATCGTGCGACGGCACGACCGATAAGTTTTCCTTCACGATAACCTCTCCTCCGGGGGACTTCCCCGTGGGGTCGAAGATTGAGTTCGCTATCAGATACGAGATCCCAGGGAACAGCTTCTGGGACAACAATCAAGGGAAGAACTATGTCTTCGAATGCAACTGTAAGGAACCTGTGGAAGAGCCATTATTGCAAGATCGGTACCGGTCATATTTGGTATGA